In Massilia forsythiae, one DNA window encodes the following:
- a CDS encoding phosphopentomutase, with amino-acid sequence MSRAFILLLDSFGLGALPDADKYGDAGANTLGHIAQWAADAGTPMALPNLERIGLGAAAHKASGAWPQGFKVRDGFTGAWGVAREQSTGKDTQSGHWEIAGVPVLFDWGYFPKTVPSFPKELTDKLQELTGVPGWLGNCHASGTTIIDELGDEHVASGKPILYTSADSVLQIAAHEEHFGLERLYQVCEAAYELVKPYNIGRVIARPFLGANGKYKRTSNRHDYAVPPVAPTLLDHVKDGGGEVIALGKISDIFAGQGVSRLVKGADNMALFDRLLEVADEAGDKSLTFVNFVDFDMHFGHRRDVAGYANALHELDARLPEFMAKLKEGDLVVVTADHGCDPTWSGSDHTREHIPVLFFGPAAPARELPVSDTFSNIGATLAKHLGVQPLSNGTALL; translated from the coding sequence ATGTCACGCGCATTCATCCTCCTGCTTGATTCCTTCGGCCTCGGCGCGCTGCCGGATGCCGACAAATACGGCGACGCAGGCGCCAACACCCTCGGCCACATCGCCCAGTGGGCAGCCGACGCCGGCACGCCGATGGCGCTGCCGAACCTGGAACGGATCGGCCTGGGCGCCGCCGCGCACAAGGCCAGCGGCGCATGGCCGCAGGGTTTTAAGGTCCGTGACGGCTTCACCGGCGCCTGGGGCGTCGCGCGCGAGCAGTCGACCGGCAAGGACACGCAAAGCGGCCACTGGGAAATCGCCGGCGTGCCGGTGCTGTTCGACTGGGGCTACTTCCCCAAGACCGTGCCCTCGTTCCCGAAGGAGCTAACCGACAAGCTTCAGGAACTCACGGGCGTGCCCGGCTGGCTGGGCAACTGCCACGCCTCCGGCACCACCATCATCGACGAGCTGGGCGACGAGCACGTCGCCAGCGGCAAGCCGATCCTGTACACCTCGGCCGACTCGGTGCTGCAGATCGCCGCGCACGAAGAGCACTTCGGCCTGGAGCGCCTGTACCAGGTGTGCGAAGCGGCGTATGAGCTGGTCAAGCCGTACAACATCGGCCGCGTGATCGCGCGTCCGTTCCTGGGAGCGAACGGCAAGTACAAGCGCACCAGCAATCGCCACGACTACGCGGTGCCGCCGGTGGCGCCGACACTGCTGGACCACGTCAAGGACGGCGGCGGCGAAGTCATCGCCCTCGGCAAGATCAGCGACATCTTCGCGGGGCAGGGCGTGTCGCGCCTGGTGAAGGGCGCGGACAACATGGCGCTGTTCGACCGCCTGCTGGAAGTGGCCGACGAGGCCGGCGACAAGTCGCTGACCTTCGTGAATTTCGTCGACTTCGACATGCACTTCGGCCACCGCCGCGACGTCGCCGGCTATGCCAACGCGCTGCACGAGCTGGATGCGCGCCTGCCGGAATTCATGGCCAAGCTGAAGGAAGGCGACCTGGTCGTGGTCACCGCCGACCATGGCTGCGACCCGACCTGGAGCGGCTCCGACCACACGCGCGAACACATCCCGGTGCTGTTCTTCGGCCCGGCCGCGCCGGCTAGGGAGCTGCCGGTGTCAGACACCTTCTCGAACATCGGCGCCACGCTGGCGAAACACCTCGGCGTCCAACCCCTCTCGAACGGAACCGCACTGCTATGA
- the deoC gene encoding deoxyribose-phosphate aldolase encodes MTQNLDFQRNTAVGLDLGWINHLKVNRNAAERRAASLANRRTVKKDYQAAWLIRAIECIDLTTLSGDDTPGRVERLCRKAMRPLRADLMQALGIETLSTGAVCVYHEMITPATQVLQGRLPIAAVSTAFPAGLSSMETKLREIELSVAAGATEIDIVITRQHVLTGNWQALYDEMVAYRQACGEAHVKAILATGDLVTLENVAKASWVCMMAGADFIKTSTGKEGVNATIPVSLVMVRAIREYHERTGFMVGYKPAGGVSTAKAALQYLTVMKEELGNEWLQPHLFRIGASSLLTDIERQLEHHVTGSYSAAHRHAQP; translated from the coding sequence ATGACCCAGAACCTGGATTTCCAAAGAAACACCGCGGTCGGACTCGACCTGGGCTGGATCAACCACCTGAAGGTGAACCGCAACGCCGCCGAGCGCCGCGCCGCCAGCCTGGCCAACCGCCGCACGGTGAAGAAGGATTACCAGGCCGCCTGGCTGATCCGCGCGATCGAGTGCATCGATCTCACCACGCTGTCCGGTGACGATACCCCGGGCCGCGTCGAGCGCCTGTGCCGCAAGGCCATGCGTCCGCTGCGCGCCGATCTGATGCAGGCGCTCGGCATCGAGACCTTGAGCACCGGCGCCGTGTGCGTGTACCACGAGATGATCACGCCGGCGACCCAGGTGCTGCAGGGCCGCCTGCCGATCGCCGCGGTCTCGACCGCGTTCCCGGCCGGCCTGTCGAGCATGGAAACCAAGCTGCGCGAGATCGAGTTGTCGGTGGCCGCCGGCGCCACCGAGATCGACATCGTGATCACCCGCCAGCACGTCCTGACCGGGAACTGGCAGGCGCTGTACGACGAGATGGTGGCCTACCGCCAGGCCTGCGGCGAGGCGCACGTGAAGGCGATCCTGGCCACCGGCGACCTGGTCACGCTGGAAAACGTGGCCAAGGCCTCGTGGGTGTGCATGATGGCCGGCGCCGATTTCATCAAGACGTCGACCGGCAAGGAAGGCGTGAACGCCACCATTCCGGTGTCCTTGGTGATGGTGCGCGCGATCCGCGAATACCACGAGCGCACCGGCTTCATGGTCGGCTACAAGCCGGCCGGCGGCGTGTCCACCGCCAAGGCGGCGCTGCAATACCTGACCGTGATGAAGGAAGAGCTGGGCAACGAATGGCTGCAGCCGCACCTGTTCCGCATCGGCGCTTCCAGCCTGCTGACCGACATCGAGCGCCAGCTCGAGCACCACGTCACCGGCAGCTACTCGGCCGCCCACCGCCACGCGCAACCCTGA
- the xapA gene encoding xanthosine phosphorylase, translating into MTTHVFSNTPFDAADVIRARKPGFQPRAALILGSGLGVLAEQMTDAVSIGYADLPGFPISTVHGHAGELVLGLLAGVPVVCMKGRGHFYEGYGPGVMTSAVRTFKLLGCELLFVTNAAGSLRPEVDAGSVVVLNDHINLLPGSPMAGPNDERFGPRFFSMANAYDAELRDLVKATAADKGVTLAEGVYLACPGPNFETAAEIRAFKTLGADVVGMSVVPEVIAARHCGLKVAGLSAITNLAEGLSPFPLSHEQTLKYAAIAAKDMVTLIHGFVERLGQTGAATTTAAA; encoded by the coding sequence ATGACCACTCACGTATTCAGCAATACTCCTTTCGACGCAGCCGACGTCATCCGTGCCCGCAAGCCCGGCTTCCAGCCGCGCGCCGCCCTGATCCTGGGTTCCGGCCTGGGCGTGCTGGCCGAGCAGATGACCGACGCCGTCTCGATCGGCTACGCCGACCTGCCGGGCTTCCCGATCAGCACCGTGCACGGCCACGCCGGCGAACTGGTGCTCGGCCTGCTGGCCGGCGTGCCGGTGGTGTGCATGAAGGGCCGCGGCCACTTCTACGAAGGCTACGGCCCGGGCGTGATGACCTCCGCCGTGCGCACCTTCAAGCTGCTCGGCTGCGAACTGCTGTTCGTGACCAATGCCGCCGGTTCGCTGCGTCCGGAAGTCGACGCCGGCAGCGTGGTGGTGCTGAACGACCACATCAACCTGCTGCCGGGCAGCCCGATGGCCGGTCCCAACGACGAGCGCTTCGGTCCGCGTTTCTTCAGCATGGCCAACGCCTACGACGCCGAGCTGCGCGACCTGGTGAAAGCCACCGCGGCGGACAAGGGCGTCACCCTGGCAGAAGGCGTGTACCTGGCCTGCCCGGGCCCGAACTTCGAGACCGCCGCCGAAATCCGCGCCTTCAAGACGCTGGGCGCGGACGTGGTCGGCATGTCCGTGGTGCCGGAAGTGATCGCCGCGCGCCACTGCGGCCTGAAGGTGGCCGGCCTGTCGGCCATCACCAACCTGGCCGAGGGCCTGAGCCCGTTCCCGCTGTCGCACGAGCAGACCCTGAAATATGCGGCGATCGCGGCCAAGGACATGGTCACGCTGATCCATGGCTTCGTCGAGCGTTTAGGCCAGACTGGCGCCGCCACCACGACCGCCGCTGCCTGA